The following are encoded together in the Candidatus Methylomirabilis oxygeniifera genome:
- a CDS encoding putative transmembrane protein (Evidence 3 : Function proposed based on presence of conserved amino acid motif, structural feature or limited homology) gives MIRRPVFTRILLLCLFVAASGVDAFGPIRSAFAQSSPLEYQVKAAFLYQFSKFVEWPPQAFGVSQYTICIGVVNGGSMASALQSIEGKETKGRRVVVKQFKTPDELEFCHILYISPAMAGRLAEILERLKGTSTLTVSDIDGFARRGGMINFIMVENQIQFEINVETAEKANLQISSHLLRLARIVPRGR, from the coding sequence GTGATCAGGCGGCCTGTCTTTACCCGTATTCTACTGCTCTGCCTGTTCGTTGCGGCAAGCGGCGTGGACGCGTTCGGTCCCATAAGGAGCGCTTTTGCGCAGTCGTCCCCTCTCGAATACCAGGTCAAGGCGGCCTTTCTGTATCAGTTCTCTAAATTCGTCGAGTGGCCTCCGCAGGCCTTCGGTGTCTCGCAATACACCATCTGCATTGGCGTGGTTAACGGCGGTTCGATGGCGAGCGCGCTTCAATCGATTGAGGGCAAGGAAACGAAGGGTCGTCGGGTCGTTGTGAAACAGTTCAAGACGCCGGACGAACTGGAGTTCTGCCATATCTTGTACATCAGCCCCGCAATGGCAGGTCGATTGGCGGAGATTCTGGAGCGACTCAAAGGGACCAGCACATTGACGGTCAGCGACATCGACGGATTTGCCAGACGAGGCGGAATGATCAACTTTATCATGGTCGAGAACCAGATCCAGTTCGAGATCAATGTTGAGACCGCTGAGAAGGCGAATTTGCAAATCAGTTCGCATCTGCTCCGGCTGGCGCGAATCGTGCCGAGGGGACGGTAA
- a CDS encoding putative Histidine kinase (Evidence 3 : Function proposed based on presence of conserved amino acid motif, structural feature or limited homology; Product type pe : putative enzyme) has protein sequence MPLFRDVPIQKKLRRITILTTSVALLLTGAALIVYEFVAYRSVMTRELMSIADIIGANSVAALTFNDPMAAEGTLSALRKDSRIAVAALYTKEGRTFALYRRQVSDGEVIPAAPRADGSAFEGGRLILFHPIILDYEKIGTLYIQADTQEAYARLQVSVVIVFGVLLASSLVALYLASTLEGVISKPIVNLAETAAIVSEKQDYSVRVAGSGRDELGRLIAGFNEMLAQIQRRDVAIQEARDRLEGAVEERTRQLLEAKQQAEEASRHKSLFLSNMSHELRTPLNSIIGFASLLQDPIVSSLPEKELQLMRHISTSGEHLLALINDLLDISKVEAGKLILQPQAFPLGEAIEAAVYTFRPQAAQKQQDLGLSMDHDMPIIKADPIRFKQILYNLLSNAVKFTPVGGRIKVAARIAPGVGHQKAGSNDVDPLHPIPCTQYPGECVEIAVSDTGIGIRCEDLSKLFQLFTQLEPTLTKQFQGTGLGLALTKQLVELHGGTIGAASEGPGRGSTFTVRLPLPSPERPKTGG, from the coding sequence ATGCCCCTGTTTCGAGATGTCCCGATCCAGAAAAAGCTGAGGCGCATTACGATACTGACCACCAGCGTCGCACTCTTGCTGACCGGCGCGGCGCTCATCGTCTACGAATTCGTGGCATACCGCTCCGTCATGACGCGTGAGTTGATGAGTATAGCCGACATCATCGGGGCGAACAGCGTAGCCGCTCTCACATTCAACGATCCGATGGCCGCCGAAGGGACGTTGTCCGCATTACGGAAGGACTCTCGGATCGCGGTGGCGGCCCTCTACACGAAGGAGGGGAGAACCTTCGCCCTCTACCGACGCCAGGTTTCGGATGGGGAGGTGATTCCGGCCGCACCCCGCGCAGATGGAAGTGCATTCGAGGGAGGGCGCCTGATCCTCTTTCATCCGATCATCCTCGACTACGAGAAGATCGGAACATTGTACATTCAGGCGGACACGCAAGAGGCGTACGCTCGCCTGCAAGTCAGCGTCGTGATCGTATTTGGTGTACTGCTGGCCTCCTCACTGGTCGCGCTGTATCTCGCTTCAACACTCGAGGGTGTGATCTCCAAACCGATTGTGAACCTGGCGGAGACGGCAGCCATCGTGTCGGAGAAGCAAGACTATTCGGTCCGGGTCGCCGGATCCGGTCGGGATGAGCTGGGCCGACTGATCGCCGGGTTTAATGAGATGCTGGCGCAGATCCAGCGGCGAGATGTGGCCATTCAGGAAGCGCGTGATCGACTCGAGGGCGCGGTCGAAGAGCGTACACGACAACTGCTGGAGGCGAAACAGCAGGCCGAGGAGGCGTCCCGCCACAAGTCGTTATTCCTGTCCAACATGTCCCACGAACTCCGAACGCCGTTGAACTCGATTATCGGCTTTGCCTCGCTGCTGCAGGACCCCATCGTCAGTTCCTTACCCGAGAAGGAACTGCAGCTCATGAGGCACATCAGTACAAGTGGGGAGCACCTTCTAGCCCTGATTAATGATCTCCTCGACATCTCCAAGGTCGAGGCGGGTAAGCTGATCCTTCAACCCCAGGCGTTTCCGCTTGGAGAGGCCATCGAGGCGGCTGTCTACACGTTCCGTCCACAAGCTGCGCAGAAGCAGCAGGATCTCGGACTGTCGATGGATCACGACATGCCGATCATCAAGGCTGATCCTATTCGTTTCAAGCAGATCCTCTACAACCTGCTCTCCAATGCCGTCAAGTTCACACCGGTGGGCGGGAGAATCAAGGTAGCTGCGCGGATTGCTCCAGGCGTCGGGCACCAGAAGGCAGGAAGCAACGACGTGGACCCTTTACACCCGATACCCTGCACCCAATACCCTGGCGAATGCGTCGAGATTGCCGTATCCGATACCGGGATCGGGATCAGGTGCGAGGACCTCTCCAAACTCTTTCAACTTTTCACTCAGCTTGAGCCTACACTCACTAAGCAGTTCCAGGGCACGGGTCTGGGTCTCGCCCTCACAAAGCAGCTCGTCGAGTTGCATGGGGGAACGATCGGAGCCGCATCGGAAGGCCCGGGCCGAGGCAGCACCTTTACCGTTCGGCTTCCGCTGCCCTCACCGGAGCGTCCGAAGACAGGAGGGTAA
- a CDS encoding Response regulator receiver protein: protein MAQGKILVVEDNPLNREMIITVLEAYGYTVLEAEDGLGLMERVKAERPGLIIMDLQLPKIDGFALTRNLKADASTRDIPVVAASAFAKSEDQALALDAGCAFFLTKPLDLTVLLQTVARFLPQGAT, encoded by the coding sequence ATGGCACAAGGCAAGATTCTCGTCGTGGAGGATAATCCACTCAATCGGGAGATGATCATCACGGTTCTGGAAGCGTACGGTTACACCGTCCTCGAGGCGGAGGACGGCCTTGGGCTCATGGAGCGGGTGAAGGCCGAGCGGCCGGGTCTGATCATCATGGACTTGCAACTTCCCAAAATCGACGGCTTTGCCCTTACCAGGAATCTGAAGGCCGATGCCTCGACGCGGGATATCCCCGTCGTCGCCGCCAGCGCCTTTGCCAAGAGTGAAGATCAAGCGCTGGCGCTGGATGCCGGCTGCGCCTTCTTCCTGACCAAGCCCCTCGATTTGACGGTCCTGCTTCAGACCGTCGCGAGATTTTTACCACAAGGCGCGACGTAA
- a CDS encoding Putative regulatory protein, FmdB family (fragment) (Evidence 3 : Function proposed based on presence of conserved amino acid motif, structural feature or limited homology) produces MPSYDLKCVNCGKKFSLTMTIKERGTKRLKCPKCGAGKPEPIFSTFFAKTSRKS; encoded by the coding sequence ATGCCCAGCTATGATTTGAAGTGTGTAAACTGCGGCAAGAAATTTTCACTGACCATGACTATTAAGGAGCGGGGGACCAAGCGGCTGAAATGCCCGAAATGCGGAGCCGGCAAACCGGAGCCCATCTTCTCGACCTTTTTCGCCAAAACCTCGCGTAAGAGCTGA
- a CDS encoding exported protein of unknown function (Evidence 5 : No homology to any previously reported sequences) yields MTSNRQNLKQCARGLTALALGCILLASPTSVLSAGRETLHLDSELESLGFIKLQNDPKAPDFTLQDVSGKSVRLADHRGKIVFLTFWTTW; encoded by the coding sequence GTGACGAGCAACCGACAGAATCTGAAGCAATGCGCCAGGGGATTGACCGCACTGGCGCTCGGATGTATCCTGCTCGCCTCCCCGACGAGCGTCCTCAGCGCAGGCCGAGAAACCCTCCACCTGGATAGTGAGTTGGAGTCTCTTGGATTTATCAAGCTCCAGAACGATCCCAAGGCGCCCGACTTTACGCTCCAGGACGTGTCGGGAAAGTCGGTTCGGCTGGCTGACCATCGCGGTAAAATTGTCTTCCTGACCTTCTGGACAACCTGGTGA
- a CDS encoding protein of unknown function (Evidence 5 : No homology to any previously reported sequences) gives MLAVNIGESADRIQQYMLKHKLTFPSLVDPSSSVANLYGVRATPTRYLINRDGTAMAGSIGPRDWAGEDAQRLIEILLETGKALRKG, from the coding sequence GTGCTGGCGGTCAATATCGGCGAGTCGGCCGATCGGATCCAACAATATATGCTGAAGCATAAGCTCACCTTTCCCTCGCTGGTGGACCCCTCGTCAAGCGTCGCCAACCTGTACGGGGTTCGCGCGACGCCTACCCGGTATCTGATTAATCGCGACGGGACGGCTATGGCAGGGAGCATCGGGCCAAGGGACTGGGCGGGTGAAGATGCGCAGAGGCTGATCGAAATTCTTTTGGAGACCGGCAAAGCGCTCCGTAAGGGATAA
- a CDS encoding conserved protein of unknown function (Evidence 4 : Homologs of previously reported genes of unknown function), which translates to MGDQPPVADDRIQREFLTNHWQTPIPPQGKPPAHFSSIEGSLDPESCGVCHRAPYEDWGNSLHSKSMGPGVVGQTMELIHDNPKMALLCYSCHAPLTEQQEKVVKQKGGTPSRVKKRHRPSALPLNASEDGESDELTFKTNHAFSASLQQKGLSCTGCHVRRHQRFGPPKRDGSIENSASAAQVPHGDAIRTTAFERAEFCKGCHQFEPNGYALNGKLLENTYNEWREGPYAREGKSCQSCHMPERRHLWRGIHDPEMVKQGVSVRLALDKERYQVGEQLRAGITLVNTGVGHDFPTYVTPKIIVRFELTDADGKQIGKSAQEERIGREVTLDLTQEIFDTRIAPGKSRTVRYVRAIDRTGLTLRASVIVVPDDFYIQFFEATAPKAKGKEARALLEQAAREGRARSFLLFTENVVVS; encoded by the coding sequence ATGGGCGACCAACCGCCGGTTGCCGATGACCGCATCCAACGCGAGTTTCTCACGAACCATTGGCAGACGCCTATCCCGCCTCAAGGGAAGCCTCCGGCACATTTTTCGTCGATCGAGGGATCGCTTGACCCGGAAAGTTGCGGCGTCTGTCATCGGGCTCCGTATGAGGACTGGGGCAACAGCCTTCATAGTAAGAGCATGGGACCGGGCGTTGTGGGCCAGACGATGGAGCTGATCCACGACAATCCCAAGATGGCGCTCCTGTGCTACAGTTGTCATGCGCCTCTTACCGAGCAGCAGGAGAAGGTCGTGAAACAAAAAGGCGGCACCCCCTCTCGAGTGAAGAAGCGGCACCGCCCGTCGGCCTTGCCGTTGAACGCTTCAGAAGATGGGGAGAGTGATGAGTTGACATTCAAAACCAATCACGCCTTTTCCGCCTCGCTGCAACAAAAGGGCTTGAGTTGCACCGGATGCCACGTGCGGAGGCACCAGCGTTTCGGGCCGCCAAAGCGGGACGGCTCGATCGAGAATTCCGCTTCCGCAGCGCAGGTCCCGCACGGCGACGCCATCAGAACGACGGCCTTTGAACGAGCCGAATTCTGTAAAGGCTGCCACCAGTTCGAGCCGAACGGGTATGCCTTGAACGGCAAGCTGCTCGAAAATACCTATAACGAATGGAGAGAGGGGCCGTATGCGCGGGAAGGGAAAAGCTGCCAGAGCTGCCATATGCCGGAGCGTCGGCACCTGTGGCGAGGGATCCATGATCCAGAGATGGTGAAGCAAGGCGTATCCGTGCGCCTTGCACTGGACAAGGAGCGCTATCAGGTCGGCGAGCAACTTCGCGCTGGGATCACGCTGGTCAATACCGGGGTTGGTCATGATTTCCCGACCTACGTGACGCCGAAGATCATCGTCCGATTTGAGTTGACAGACGCGGACGGCAAGCAGATAGGTAAGAGTGCGCAAGAGGAACGGATCGGACGGGAGGTTACACTTGATCTGACGCAAGAGATCTTTGACACCAGGATTGCGCCGGGTAAAAGCCGTACTGTCCGCTATGTCAGAGCGATCGATCGAACAGGACTCACGTTGCGCGCGTCCGTTATCGTTGTACCTGATGATTTCTACATCCAGTTTTTCGAAGCGACCGCGCCGAAGGCTAAAGGGAAGGAGGCCCGGGCGCTGCTTGAGCAGGCTGCCCGTGAGGGACGGGCGCGATCCTTTCTACTGTTTACGGAGAACGTGGTAGTGTCGTAA
- a CDS encoding conserved protein of unknown function (Evidence 4 : Homologs of previously reported genes of unknown function): MKVLLVHPSSLMYAEIFLRLEPLGLERVAQAARMAGHEVRLFDLQVFRREDYLQELQDFRPQTVGLSLNFLANLPEVVELAKETKRLLPACFVFVGGHSASFIPQELLDHAEGAIDCIVRGEGEPITPPLLEAIQDGGLETLPGVVTARGVGPPPLMLHDLDRTLPARDLARRRHKYFIGVLDPCASIEFTRGCPWDCSFCSAWTFYGRSYRKVSPEVVGEDLARIQEPNAFIVDDVAFIHPEDGMAIGREIERRGIRKQYYLETRCDVLLRNQEVFAYWKRLGLRYMFLGLEALDAEGLKAIRKRATPSENFQALEVARKLGFTVALNIIADSGWDEERFRVIREWAAGVPEIVHVTVNTPYPGTETWYTESRKLTSLDYRLFDVQHAVLPTTLPLKRFYEELVKTQAVLNRKHLGWAAVRGTFSTASRLLMQGQTNFVRMLWKFSQVYNPDRQYGDHLKEVKYVLTPPPDKQPIKPTPAKLFVHAQASVGPRAAHAEGSAG, encoded by the coding sequence GTGAAAGTTCTGTTGGTGCACCCAAGTTCCTTGATGTACGCTGAGATCTTCCTTCGGCTGGAGCCGCTGGGATTGGAGCGGGTGGCTCAGGCCGCCAGAATGGCCGGCCACGAGGTCAGGCTCTTCGACCTGCAGGTCTTTCGCCGTGAAGACTACCTGCAGGAACTCCAAGATTTCCGCCCTCAGACCGTCGGGTTGTCCCTGAATTTTTTAGCCAATCTTCCGGAGGTAGTAGAACTCGCCAAGGAGACCAAGCGCCTCCTGCCCGCGTGCTTTGTGTTCGTTGGGGGCCATAGCGCCTCCTTTATCCCGCAGGAGTTGCTCGATCATGCCGAAGGTGCGATCGACTGCATCGTCCGTGGGGAAGGAGAGCCGATTACGCCGCCGTTGCTCGAAGCCATCCAGGATGGAGGGCTCGAAACGCTCCCAGGGGTCGTAACCGCTCGCGGTGTCGGGCCTCCGCCGCTGATGCTCCACGACCTGGATCGCACACTGCCGGCCAGGGACCTTGCCCGCCGCCGACATAAATACTTCATTGGTGTCCTGGATCCCTGCGCGTCGATTGAGTTTACGCGCGGCTGCCCTTGGGACTGTTCGTTTTGCAGCGCATGGACCTTCTACGGTCGAAGCTACCGCAAGGTCTCTCCCGAGGTCGTGGGGGAGGACCTGGCCAGGATTCAAGAACCTAACGCCTTCATCGTGGACGATGTAGCCTTCATCCATCCGGAGGACGGGATGGCGATCGGCCGGGAGATCGAGCGTCGAGGGATTCGCAAGCAGTACTACCTGGAGACCCGATGTGATGTGTTGCTCCGCAATCAAGAGGTCTTCGCCTACTGGAAACGACTCGGGCTTCGGTATATGTTTCTCGGCCTGGAGGCCCTCGACGCGGAAGGCCTGAAGGCGATTCGGAAGCGGGCCACGCCCAGCGAGAATTTTCAGGCCCTGGAGGTGGCGCGGAAGCTGGGATTCACGGTGGCCCTCAACATCATCGCCGATTCCGGCTGGGACGAGGAGCGGTTCCGGGTCATTCGCGAGTGGGCCGCCGGTGTCCCCGAGATCGTCCACGTGACCGTAAACACCCCGTACCCCGGGACGGAGACCTGGTACACGGAGTCGAGGAAGCTGACCTCGCTCGACTACCGATTGTTCGACGTCCAGCATGCCGTCCTGCCGACGACGCTGCCGTTGAAGCGGTTTTATGAAGAGCTGGTTAAGACCCAGGCGGTGTTGAATCGAAAGCACCTGGGCTGGGCCGCGGTCAGAGGGACCTTCTCCACCGCGTCCAGGTTACTCATGCAGGGTCAGACGAACTTCGTTCGGATGCTCTGGAAGTTCTCGCAGGTGTACAATCCGGACCGGCAGTACGGCGATCACTTGAAAGAGGTGAAATATGTCTTGACGCCGCCGCCGGACAAACAGCCGATCAAGCCGACGCCGGCCAAGCTGTTCGTTCATGCGCAAGCGTCGGTTGGACCGCGAGCGGCGCACGCCGAGGGGTCTGCCGGGTGA
- a CDS encoding membrane protein of unknown function (Evidence 5 : No homology to any previously reported sequences) — MKRQFIAFAVVTLLAAGLALASEWYMSHDHWYAKEPEKDFALARLIADIRAATSRYQDLEQAKADGYTQISGNVPLEGYHFRKAAITQFDYFHPSTLLYTEREGRWQLVALKYTAPGARPAESPFQGIEWERSLAICRYADGQESRSPSAESCPQVHPDSKSAFTAWYPDTWVIRLWIWYPNPYGLFASMNPLLAPFDDHTIPPDEAGSWETWQAHTEFSNFNHHFSGWLVLVMGMAMTGSALWGGQKSKYAHLWPLMTLGVALFILYRSDPEYWPFGPRTLTELLGDREAIEHKLSGVIVLAMGSVEWLRARGIFSHWLWGMIFPWLAIMGGVTLLFHLHPISNFNYVGRANSPHTTEGITAILAGMTYLLGSLGIMKQRWWGLVPALFVILMGVQLIVYVE, encoded by the coding sequence GTGAAAAGGCAATTCATCGCGTTTGCGGTCGTGACGCTGCTGGCCGCAGGGCTGGCGTTGGCTTCCGAATGGTACATGAGCCACGATCACTGGTACGCCAAGGAACCGGAAAAGGACTTCGCCCTGGCGAGGCTCATCGCCGACATTCGGGCGGCCACATCGCGGTACCAGGATCTGGAGCAGGCCAAGGCGGATGGGTATACGCAGATATCGGGGAATGTGCCGTTAGAGGGCTACCATTTTCGCAAGGCGGCTATCACGCAATTTGACTATTTTCATCCTTCCACGCTCCTCTATACCGAAAGGGAGGGGCGCTGGCAACTGGTTGCGCTGAAATATACAGCCCCAGGTGCCCGTCCCGCCGAGAGCCCGTTTCAGGGAATCGAGTGGGAACGGAGTCTGGCGATCTGCCGCTATGCGGACGGGCAGGAGTCTCGATCGCCCTCCGCTGAAAGCTGCCCTCAGGTTCATCCTGACAGTAAAAGCGCATTTACTGCCTGGTATCCGGATACGTGGGTGATCCGTCTCTGGATCTGGTATCCGAATCCGTACGGATTATTCGCAAGCATGAACCCTCTTCTGGCGCCGTTCGATGATCACACCATCCCGCCGGACGAAGCCGGAAGCTGGGAGACATGGCAAGCGCATACGGAGTTCTCGAACTTTAACCATCACTTCTCAGGATGGCTGGTACTCGTCATGGGGATGGCGATGACAGGCTCGGCCCTGTGGGGAGGTCAGAAGTCCAAGTATGCGCATCTCTGGCCGCTGATGACGCTGGGCGTCGCGTTATTCATCCTGTATCGGAGCGATCCGGAGTATTGGCCGTTTGGCCCGCGGACGCTGACCGAACTCCTGGGTGACCGGGAGGCTATCGAGCATAAGCTGTCGGGTGTCATCGTCCTTGCTATGGGATCCGTAGAATGGCTGCGGGCGCGCGGAATATTCAGCCATTGGCTGTGGGGCATGATCTTTCCATGGCTGGCCATCATGGGGGGAGTGACCCTGTTGTTCCATCTCCATCCCATCAGTAACTTCAACTACGTCGGGCGAGCCAATTCGCCCCACACAACCGAGGGGATCACCGCGATCCTGGCCGGCATGACGTACCTCCTCGGATCGTTGGGGATCATGAAACAACGTTGGTGGGGGTTGGTTCCGGCGCTCTTTGTCATCCTGATGGGCGTGCAGCTTATCGTCTACGTCGAGTAG
- a CDS encoding exported protein of unknown function (Evidence 5 : No homology to any previously reported sequences) → MLHKIKVIPLVCAASVFLLSTASFGAGTFATSGLTARELTKIEKGGVVLKAKDHPTGDGTSGARIKAYCVINRPPDAVWAIMVNYQKFAEFMPRLEKVDVLEKTQGTMKVTETVHVPLGVISYTIDLIFTPAQRTVSWTLDKSRQHDIADTSGTWEFLPYSQGRTMLRYSTTVDSGMFLPRFLEDALIKQDLSDALLSLKRRTESNGTWKKK, encoded by the coding sequence GTGTTACACAAGATCAAGGTCATACCGCTCGTATGTGCCGCGTCCGTATTCCTGCTTTCGACGGCCTCTTTCGGGGCCGGCACGTTTGCGACCAGCGGACTGACGGCCCGTGAATTAACCAAGATAGAAAAGGGCGGCGTCGTGCTCAAAGCAAAAGACCACCCCACTGGAGACGGTACGAGCGGCGCCAGAATCAAAGCCTACTGCGTCATCAACAGGCCGCCAGATGCCGTGTGGGCGATCATGGTGAACTATCAGAAGTTCGCCGAATTTATGCCGAGGCTTGAGAAGGTCGACGTTCTTGAAAAGACGCAAGGCACGATGAAGGTTACCGAGACGGTTCACGTTCCGCTGGGCGTGATCAGTTATACGATCGACCTGATCTTCACGCCCGCGCAGCGAACAGTAAGTTGGACGCTGGATAAATCGAGACAACACGACATCGCAGATACATCCGGTACCTGGGAGTTCCTCCCGTACAGTCAGGGCAGGACCATGCTTCGCTACAGCACTACCGTGGACAGCGGCATGTTTCTTCCTAGATTTCTGGAAGATGCGCTGATCAAGCAGGATTTGTCCGACGCGCTATTAAGCCTGAAGCGACGCACCGAATCCAACGGAACGTGGAAGAAGAAATAG
- a CDS encoding Anion transporter, whose product MPQTESRVEPASAVPQERISAGEQLFETWRKRLGAILLLPTFFLTYFLCSGLRPEGQKLAAILSAVTVLWVSEVIPLPVSALLGAVLCVALGAVPEEPGKSPAAVVLAHFADPIIFVFIGGFMIARAMTIHGLDRRIALEFLSIPSIGSSPARTMVGLGLVTAVLSMWVSNSATTAMMLPIALGILRALHDVRVARGLARDSIETTTWPFATGMMLIVAFSASIGGIGTPVGSPPNLIGIGLIRAATGIDLSFFRWMAIALPLLLVMGLTLFTLLYLLHPAGTDPASAPSNQDGGTAQVTPGDLTVGMGSHLLEYIRSERRKLGPWTRGQINTVVAFSVAVTLWVMPGILQLPWFAGSWWGRWMGMHLPESIVAIAAAILLFLLPVNLSQWEFTLTWPEAVKIDWGTILLFGGGLALGSLMFKTGVAEAIGTALTGYLGVSSLWGLTGLSIAMAIAISEAASNTASANMIIPVVIAIAQAAGLNPLPPAMGACLGASFGFMLPVSTPPNAIVYGSGLVPLPKMMRAGILLDIAGFVIIWGGLYVLHRMLGLL is encoded by the coding sequence ATGCCACAGACAGAGTCGCGAGTCGAACCCGCTTCCGCTGTACCGCAGGAAAGGATCTCCGCCGGGGAGCAACTGTTCGAAACCTGGCGAAAACGCCTGGGCGCGATTCTTCTCCTCCCCACCTTTTTCCTGACCTATTTCCTGTGTAGCGGCCTCCGTCCGGAAGGTCAGAAGCTGGCCGCGATCCTTTCGGCTGTGACGGTATTGTGGGTCAGCGAGGTCATCCCCCTGCCCGTGTCGGCCCTGCTGGGCGCGGTGTTGTGCGTTGCGTTGGGAGCAGTGCCGGAGGAGCCGGGTAAGTCGCCGGCAGCCGTCGTATTGGCCCACTTTGCCGATCCGATCATCTTCGTGTTCATTGGAGGATTCATGATCGCTCGAGCGATGACGATCCACGGGCTCGACCGTCGCATTGCGTTAGAGTTCCTGTCGATCCCGTCGATCGGTTCCTCTCCGGCGAGAACCATGGTGGGCCTGGGGCTGGTGACCGCCGTGCTCTCGATGTGGGTCAGCAACAGCGCCACCACCGCCATGATGCTCCCGATTGCACTGGGCATCCTGCGTGCGCTGCACGACGTGCGTGTCGCCAGGGGACTCGCGCGGGATTCGATCGAGACGACGACCTGGCCGTTCGCCACGGGTATGATGCTGATCGTGGCGTTCAGCGCGTCGATCGGCGGCATTGGGACGCCGGTTGGTTCACCCCCCAACCTGATCGGCATCGGGCTCATCCGTGCAGCAACAGGCATCGACCTCAGTTTTTTCCGTTGGATGGCGATTGCCCTCCCGTTGCTCCTGGTGATGGGTCTGACGCTGTTCACGCTCCTCTATCTGCTGCATCCTGCAGGCACGGACCCGGCAAGCGCACCGAGCAATCAGGATGGCGGAACAGCCCAGGTCACACCCGGCGATCTCACTGTCGGCATGGGAAGCCATTTGCTGGAGTATATCCGTAGCGAACGTCGTAAGCTCGGCCCGTGGACGAGGGGGCAGATCAATACAGTCGTCGCGTTCAGCGTTGCGGTCACACTGTGGGTAATGCCGGGCATTCTACAACTGCCATGGTTTGCAGGATCCTGGTGGGGTCGATGGATGGGCATGCACCTGCCGGAGTCGATCGTCGCAATCGCTGCCGCGATCCTCCTGTTCCTGCTCCCGGTCAACCTGTCGCAATGGGAGTTTACGTTAACGTGGCCGGAGGCGGTCAAGATCGATTGGGGCACGATCTTGCTGTTCGGCGGCGGGTTGGCGCTCGGCTCATTGATGTTCAAAACCGGTGTGGCCGAGGCGATCGGCACGGCCCTCACCGGTTACCTCGGCGTCAGCTCCCTCTGGGGACTGACGGGTTTGTCGATCGCGATGGCGATTGCGATCTCTGAGGCGGCAAGCAACACCGCGTCGGCAAATATGATCATTCCAGTCGTAATCGCGATTGCGCAGGCCGCCGGCCTCAACCCGTTGCCGCCGGCCATGGGGGCGTGCCTGGGCGCCAGTTTCGGATTCATGCTCCCTGTTTCGACTCCGCCCAACGCAATCGTGTACGGCTCAGGCCTCGTGCCCCTCCCGAAAATGATGCGCGCCGGCATCCTGTTGGATATTGCAGGCTTCGTCATTATCTGGGGAGGCTTGTACGTATTGCACCGGATGCTGGGACTGCTGTAA
- a CDS encoding protein of unknown function (Evidence 5 : No homology to any previously reported sequences) — protein MKERAHGGGHKVTVCRLMEKP, from the coding sequence GTGAAGGAGCGCGCCCATGGCGGCGGTCACAAGGTGACTGTGTGCAGGCTGATGGAAAAGCCCTAG
- a CDS encoding protein of unknown function (Evidence 5 : No homology to any previously reported sequences): MTAAMGALLHGRADDPVDDAGLRAVPGDALAMDVR, from the coding sequence GTGACCGCCGCCATGGGCGCGCTCCTTCACGGTCGCGCGGATGATCCCGTAGATGACGCCGGGCTGCGAGCGGTCCCAGGCGATGCCCTGGCCATGGATGTTCGATGA